The genomic stretch CGATGTTGGCGAGAACGTGGGGGCTCGTCTGCAAAACGATCAGGCCGAAGCGGATACGCGCGTGGCCCGTGCTAAAGCCGAGCAGCGTCGTGCTGAGGCGATCGCCTCCGAACAGGAAAACAAGGCGAAGGTTGCCATGAATCGTGCCAAGCTCGTGTTTGCTGAAGCCGAGGTTCCCAAGGCTATGGCCGAAGCCTTCCGCAGCGGCAAGATGCATACCCAGGCCGAAAACGGTCAGGCAGGCTGAAATTAGAAAGTTGTTTGGCCCACCATCAGGTGGGGACCACATTTATGAAACAAGCCATCGCTGGGCTTTCACTCAGTTCTCAACAAGAGTCGACGGCATTGATTGTCTGGCCGTCTGTATCGGCGACAAAGATCGGGCAGTTTCTCGGTAGGCTGTATACGAACAAAACTGGCGTTTCTTTTTTCAGCGTGGGCAATCTGTTTGTGTTGCTGTCGATTCCCGTCGCCATTCCTCTTTACCTCTGGAATGTCTTACCGGTAGTGGGAACGCGATATCGGATCACCAACCGTCACGTAAATGTCGAGCGGGGCGTGCAGGGGGTTATGGAGCGACAGATCGCGCTCGATGCGTTTGATCAGATCGAAGTTCGTCAGCAGCCTGGTCAGGCTTGGTTTCGATCTGCCGATCTCGTTTTCTTTCAGGGGGAAGAAGAAGTCTTCTGGCTGCCTGGGGTCCCCTACCCCGAAGGCTTTCGCACGGCGTGCCAGAAAGCATCGATGACCTATCGCGGGTTCAAAGAGATCCACGCCCGTCAGGCTAGTGACGTTTGAACGGAATCCAGGTGCGTTTCAATCAGTCGCACTAATCTTTCGAGCATACGTGAGCCTCGGCGTATTGCGTTCTCGGCGTTGGCGTCGTTCATGTCGATCAGGGGAACATGGACGAACAGGCTACGGTTGGATAGTCCGCGTTGCCGGTAGGTTTCCGTTGACCAGTAATAGGTTGCATTGCAAAGGTAGGTGCCTGCGTGAAAGCTCACGGAAGTAGGCAGACCTTGCTTACGCATCACTTGGCACCACGAGTCGAGTGGGAGTTGACTGGTAAATGCAGTCGGGCCTGTCGTGCTGAGTGGTGAAGTGGGTGTGATGGGGTCAGATTTTAGATTGAGTGCCACCATCTCAAGCTGATACTCTTCGATTCGTGGTGACTGCCCCAGGTGTAGGGCAAAGTCGAACGGCTCTGCATGCAGTTCGTCCAGCCGCGGCTCCGTAAGGGCATAATTAACCGGCAGTATGTCGGTCGTAACAGCAACTCGCTCGGAGCCTGGATTGTCTTCGGCCCAATGGGTAAGGATCTGCATCGATGCATTGGTCGGGTACTGCAAGAAAGGTTCGAAAGCAGTGATCAGAATCCGATGCATGATTACGTGGCTTACTCCGTTGGTGGACCAGGGGCAGGTCGACGCGGTTCGTATTTGCAGCAGTCGACCGGGCAGACATCGTGGGACGGGTCAAAGTTGCCGATCGCTTCCCGTTCGGTAATCATACCAAGGCGTTCCTCGATCAGCTTGCGGATCATGCTCACAAACGTTGGATGGGTTCCGGCAGTCTTGGCCCGGGCCATCGTGATACCAACTTTCTGAGATAGTTTGGCGGCCTCGTCATCCAGGTCGTAGATAACTTCCATGTGATCTGAGACAAAGCCAACCGGCACAATCACGACCTGGCGTGCTGAATTTTGATCGGCGATTTCTTGAATGACATCACATACGTCCGGTTCGAGCCATGGTTGTTGCGGAGGGCCGCTCCGGCTTTGGTAAACAAGCGACCAATCCTCAATTCCCACGGCTTCCGAGATCAAGCGAGAGCTTTCAGTTAGCTGTTTCTCGTAGGCGCAAGTGGCGGCCATCGCGTTTGGGATGCTGTGTGCGGTGAACAGCACTTTCCGCTGGTCGGAACCCTCTTCGGGCAGTTCGCCGATAGCGTCGCGAACGCGATCGGCCATCGTTTCGATAAAGTCGGGGTGATTGTAGAACGTCCGTATTTTGTCGAGCGACATCTCCTCGGCCAAGTTCAGTTCATGCAAGGCTCGTTGAATGTCTTCACGGTACTGACGACAGCCCGAGTAGGAGCTGAAAATGGAGGTCACAAAGACCAGTACCTTGCGGTGGCCGTCGTCGTACATCTGCTGAATGGTATCAGGTAGCAATGGATACCAGTTGCGATTTCCCCAGTAGATGGGAAGGGGGATGTTGTGCGAAGTAAGTTCCGAGTTCAGTGCCTCGATTAACGCTCGGTTCTGGTCGTTGATCGGGCTCTTGCCGCCAAAGTGATAGTAGTGTTCGGCGACCTCTAGCATCCGTTCTCGTGGAACGTTGCGACCGCGAAGAACATTTTCCAGAAAGGGAATCACGTCGTCCGGTTTCTCGGGGCCGCCGAAAGAAAGGACGAGCAAAGCATCGTAGGGTGGCTTGATCATATGGCTTGGCTGGTTGCGTGCATGGTGTTGGACTAAAGAAAGCCTACCCGCAATCGCATTAAGTGTTCAACTCGCTGATGGATGTGGTGCAAGTGATGACGACGTACGAGGGGCAGTACATCCACAAAAAAAGCCTTCCGTCGTAAAGACGAAAGGCTTTGAAGTGACCCCTACGGGACTCGAACCCGTGTTACCGGCGTGAAAGGCCGGTGTCCTAGACCACTAGACGAAGGGGCCGTTTGTTGAAGGGCTTAAATATACCCAATGACTGACAGTGTGAGAAGGGGGTATGCCGTGCGGAAGTGAAAAACCTTTTCACGGCTAACCGAAGTAGTTCGAAACAAGCAACCGCAGCAGAATACGGTAAGAATTCGCGGACTCAGTGGACGCTTGTTGTTTCAATGAGAAAGACGATCGAGATCAATAATCGATGCGATTATTCCGATTCCAGGTTGGCCGACGCATCCGTGGCCGACTGTCCGCTCTCATTGCGTTTGATCGCATCGTATACCTCGCGGCGGTGTACAGGTACTTCCTTTGGGGCTTCGACCCCAAGGCGAACCTTATCACCACGAATTTCAACAACGACAATGGTGATGTCGTTATTGATGACAATGCTTTCGTTTTTCTTCCTCGATAATACCAGCATTTTATGCTCTCCACGCAACCGCCAAGGGGGAATACTCTTTCATGATTTTGGCGGCACTGCCTTGTCGAATGCTTGAACCTTCTTGGTGCCTTCGTTAGACTTGAGCAGAAATCAGAAGGTTCGAGTCAAATCGACCTAATACAGCGACATCCTCGAAAATCTCCCCAACGCAACAAGAACAGCCTGTTGTGCGCGAGGAAACTCTCACTTCACTCTACGCGCTAATTTAGCCGCGTCAAGCAAGCAAATCTCGGACTTTAGTGAATTCTGGAGTCAGTCGCGAGGAATGTGCCGAAAAAACGGGAGTATTTGCCTTGGTTGCCAGGGTTGTCTAAGGTCCCTGGTATTTAAACAGACTGCCCCGCTAATTGGCCACTTGGTTTCACTTTCTCAGAAGGGGGAGAATCGTTAATATGAGGGCACTCGCCGTTAACGCAAGGCTATTCCCTGTAAGGGAAAGCGACACCTCCTTCGAGTTGGCAGATGCCAGCCGAATTCGTGCAAAGGGAAGGCATGCTTAGTTGGTGGAAAAATCTGATTCGCGCGATCACAACGGTTGTACAGGGTCTTGGGGTGACGCTTCGGGTTTGGAAATCGACGTACGATCCAGCTCGAAAAACATTTACCGAGCACTTCGAGTATCCCGAGCTACCTGCGCAAGTGGCTCCCCGCTACCGGGGGTTTCATCGCTTTGATGTCACCACCTGTATTGGTTGCGACCAGTGTGCCAAGGCTTGTCCGGTCGACTGCATCTACATCGGCAAAGAACGTGTCGAGAACGGCAAGGGTTTTAGGCTAACGCACTTCACCATTGATTACACCAAGTGCATGTTCTGTGCTTTGTGTGTTGAACCGTGTCCGGTCGATTGCATTTTCATGGGAGGCACACTCGACTTGAGTTCCTACAGCCGCGATGGTGCCTTGGTGGACTACTCTCGTTTGCCGATTGATGTTGCCTGGGGGCGAGCCACCTTGAATCCAACCGCTGTGGCGGAATCTAAAGCAGTCCTGCGCCCTGTCCACGGCGGTCCTGCCGAGCAAACCGGCTAGTTGCAATACCGTCGTGTGGTCCCTTAAATGAGGTCATGCGAACGGTGCCTGGGCCGCTTCATTAACATGCTTCAAAAGTCACTTCATCAATGAGTTTATCCACCACGATTGTCGCGTACCTGATCCTGTTCACTGTGGCAGGCTTCGGTTTCGTGTTGGTGAATCTCTTGCTGGGAAGCATTCTCCGGCCGAAGAATCCGCACGAAGAAAAGCTCGAGATCTATGAGTGTGGCGAGCCGACGATCGGTTCGAGCTTTGTTCAGTTTGATCTGCGATTCTACGTGGTTGCTCTGTTGTTCATCATCTTCGATGTCGAAGTCGCGTTTTTCTTTCCCTGGGCGGTCGTCTTTGGGAAGTCAACTCAGCTCGCCAAACCGGAAACACCTGCGATTGTCGAAATGGAAGATGGCACCCGTGTGATTGGTCCGGGATACGCAGGCCTGATGACGGAGCTTGGTTTGCCGGTCGGTGAAGAGGAGCTTCTAGCATCAAAGGACGTTGCCGCCAGCAACGCCCAGGCCCGTTCGGCTGCTGCAAAACTAGTTTGGACGTGCGTAGCGGACATCATGGTCTTTTTTGCGGTTCTGATGGTCGGTTTCGCGTACGTTTGGAAGCGAGGGGATCTCGACTGGGTGCGCTCGATGTCCGGGCATGCGCGCACACGTACTAAATCAAAATCAAGCTGGCAGGAATCGACTCAGGTGGCCTCAACTCCTTAGTTGCTTAGCAAGGTAAACCCAAGCATGATTGACGAGCCCTTCGTAGAGAAACTCAAGCAACGTTTCGGCGATAAGGTCGTAGGTGCGAATCTCGAGAACGTCGATCCCTGGATCGAAGTGTCGCCAACTGGTTTAGTGGAAGTGTGTCGTTATCTCAAGGAAGAGTCTTCGATCGCGTTTGACTACCTGAATTCGATTTGCGTTGTCGACTACTGCGAGACCGATCCCAAGAAAGCCGCCAAGGCAAAGTGGCAGCCACACTTAGAGGTCGTTTATCACGTTTCCAGTATTCGTCATAAAACGACTGGCACCATGAAGGTAATGCTATCGCGTTGGAAGGATGCAATCGAAGGACAAATTCCTGAATTGCCGTCGGTTACCAGTGTCTGGAAAACGGCTGATTGGCACGAACGTGAGGTATACGATCTATCCGGCGTTCTGTTTATTGGGCACGAGAATTTGAGACGGATTTTGTGCCCTGAAGACTGGGTAGGGCACCCGCTTCGCAAGGATTATGTCATGCCGCTCGAGTATCACGGAATCCGTGGACGCTAGTTCGTGAAAGCCCTTTGAATGTCCAACGCGAATCAATCCGAAATCATTGAACTCGATGTTCGCACCGACGAGATGTTGGTGAATATGGGGCCGCAGCATCCCAGCACGCATGGTGTGTTACGGCTTGTCTTGCGCACCGATGGCGAGGTTGTCTCGGAGGCGGTACCCCATATCGGATACCTGCATCGCTGCGCGGAAAAAATCGGCGAGAACCTCACGCCGCGGCAGTTCATTCCTTACACCGACCGGATGGATTATCTGGCCGGTATGAACATGAACCTTGGCTGGTCATTGGCTGTGGAAAAGCTGCTTGACTACGACCTGCCAGAAAAAGTGCGACATACCCGCGTGATGATTGCGGAATTGAATCGCATCGCCAGTCACCTGGTGGGAATGGGAACCTACGGGCTCGATTTGGGGACCTTCAGCCCATTTCTGTACGCGTTCCGCGAGCGAGAGAAGATTCTCGATCTGTTGGAATGGGTCTGCGGTGCGCGGCTAACCTATAGCTATATCACCCCAGGGGGCGTGACGGCCGATTTGCCTTTCGACTGGATCGATAAGTGCAGCCATTTTCTGGATCAGTTCGAGCCTCAGATTCCGGACTATCACACGCTTTTGACAACGAACGCCATTTTCATCAAACGGACCACGGGCATTGGGGTTATGTCGGCCGACATGGCGATTGCCTATGGCTGTTCAGGGCCGGTGCTGCGCGGGTCTGGCGTCGATCATGATCTTCGCCGAGATGGCGAGCCTCGCTACCGGGCAATGTACGAGGGATACGATTTCGAGGTGATCGTCGAAAGAGACGGTAGCTACCCGACGGATCAGGTTTATCCCTCCGTGCCGGATGAGGCTGTGCTGGGCGATTGTTGGCACCGGTTCTACGTGCGGATGTTAGAAGTGATTCAGGCGATCAAATTGATCCGCCAGGGGATGGATTTTTATCGGAAGTCGAGCGGCGACTGGGGAACGCCCATCAAGCTGGCAACCAAGCTGCCGCCTGGCGAGGCCTATCTTGAGACGGAGTGCCCTCGTGGGCAGATGGGATTCTATGTCGTATCCGATGGGGGCGACTCGATTCCTCGCCGGGTCAGGGCTCGCAGTAGCTGTTTCAGTAATCTTTCGGTTGTCGAAGAACTCTGCCGTGGTGGCTTGATCGCCGACATTCCAGCGATCGTTGGTTCGCTGGATATTGTGATGGGGGAAATCGATCGTTGATCGTACTGTGGTGGTAAAAGGTGTTTGGAGCCTTGCTGGGGCCTGCGTGGTTTACTCGTTGGCGATGTATTCAAGGTGCATCTCCCCTTTGGTTTTACGGTAAAAATGTTAGCCACCTGGCCGACGAGTTGACCCGCTTGGGATCGGAACAACAGTGATGAATTTTCGGAAAGCTTTGTTGGCAGGATGTTGGGTTGTGGTCATTTCATCAACCGCCTTTGCTCATCCGCAGCATGGTCTTTCAGGCAGTAGCTTGGGAGCAGGCTTCTCACACCCATGGTTTGGTTTAGATCATCTTCTGGCGATGATCGCTGTTGGGCTTTTAAGTGTGCAGATAGGTGGGAAAGCGATTTGGATACTTCCGGCAACGTTCCTGGGCATGATGGTCGTTGGTGGCACTATTGGCATGAATGGAGTGCAGGTTCAATTTGTTGAGTATGGGATCGCACTTTCGGTGGTTGCTCTCGGTGTTGCTTTGGCCTTGGGGATGGCATATCCAATTGTCTCTGCCGCCATCTTTCTCGGAGTATTTGGTTTGATGCACGGCCATGCTCACGGAATCGAGATGCCTGCAATGGCCGATGCTGTGTGGTATGCGTCTGGGGTTGTTGGTGCTACCGCACTACTCCATTTGGTCGGGATTGCTGTTGGATTGAGCGTGAAGAATAGTCGGCGTTGGGCACCTTCACTTCGTCTGTCTGGAGTGGCAATCTCGCTGGTTGGAGTCTGTTTGCTTTTGGGTGTGCTGTAGTGGCAATTGATCCTGATGCGAGTTGCCGAGAAAACAAACACCAGGTGAACTAATTCCCGGCGAGAAAGCCGGAGTTTGACGACTGAGTAGTTTTCGCCGGGTGCCTGGGTCGGTATCATGAGGGTCCGGGAAAAGGCTGTGTTTTGCCCGGTATTTTTACGCACAAGGAAAGCGCGCACGTGGGAGAGTTCTTCGCAGGTTGGTTTCCTGCAGGATGGGAATTCCTGGGGTACACGGTCGCCGCGCTGATTCAAGCCTTCTTGCTGGTCAATGTGATCGCTCTGGGTGCGTTTGTGTTCATCTGGGCCGAACGGAAGGTCTCTGGCCGTATTCAAGATCGCCTGGGGCCAACTCGCACTGGTGGGGCATTTGGGTGGCTTCAATCGCTGGCCGACGGGATTAAGCTTCTTTCAAAAGAAGACTTGATGCCCAAGGATGCTGATCCCATCCTGTTCAAATTGGCACCCTATGTGGCGTTCGCCGCCAGCTTCTCCGCGTTCATGGCCCTCCCCTTCGCTTCAGGGTGGGTGGCTTTGCATTTGAACATCGGTCTGTTCTTTCTGATCGCCGTCTTGGGATTGGAAGTCTTCGGCGTGATCTTGGCAGGGTACTCGTCAGGGTCGAAGTGGTCGCTGTTCGGTGCAATGCGGCAAGCGGCCCAGGTTGTCAGCTATGAAGTGCCGTTGGGTCTCTGCGTGATCGTTCCCCTGATGATCTGCGGAACGATGGACCTGGTTGCTATTGGCGATCAGCAGCGAGGTTTGTTCACCAATTGGCTGATCTTCCACGATCCCTTCATCTTTGTCGTGTTCTGGATTTACTTTACGTGTGCGGTTGCTAGTGTGAATCGAGCTCCATTCGACCTGGCAGAAGCCGAAAGTGAGCTGGTGGCCGGCTTTCTCACCGAGTACTCTGGCATGCGTTGGAGCCTGTTCTTCATGGCCGAATACGGCTCGATGATTTTGGTCTCGGCCTTGGCGGCGATCCTATTCTTTGGCGGCTGGAATGGCCCGATCCCCATTTTCAGCGCTCTGATGGATTGGTACCCCGACTACCTTGGCAATTGCTGGTGGTTCAGTTCAATCGCTAATCTGTTTGGCGTGCTTTGCTTGCTGGTCAAGGCATCGATTGGTGTGATCGCGATGATGTGGGTGCGTTGGACGTTTCCGCGTTTGCGTGTTGACCAGGTGATTACCATGTGCCTGAAGTACTGTGTTCCGATCGCCGCCGTATGCCTATTGGGGGTAATGTTCTGGACGGCGCTGGACGTTCCCTTCTTCAACGATTTACTGCCAGCTCAGGAACGCTCTTTGGTACGCGAGGGTTGGTATAAGACCGGCGAGAAGCAAGCCGATGCGCTGCTTGAATCGCTGTCGTCGTCAGCAGACGAGGAAGGAGAAGTCGAGTGACTCCACTTCTCGCGGCCACTAGCGAAGTAGCGATCAACTGGCACACGGTGTTGTTTTATGTCATCGCCTCGTGTGCCTGTGGTTTTGCCGTCGTCGTGGCCATGACGAACAACATCGTGCGGATGGCGTTTGCCTTGATTGTCTGTCTGGCGGCAACCAGCGGCTTGCTGTTTCTTGCCGGAGCCTATTTCGTTGGTGCGATGCAACTGATGATCTATGTCGGTGGAACGGTCGTGCTGTTGATCTTCGGCGTGATGCTCACGGCGCAAAAGGCGTTCATTACCATGCGAACCCCTGCTGGCGACTGGATATTGGGGCTATTGGTGGGCGGTGCCTTGCTGGCCATTTTGGTGCAGCTTGTATTTCTCATTCCACAGTGGCAAAGCTCGGACTATCAGTCTGTCGTCGATGCGCAGTTGCTGGCTTTCGCGGAAGAACTCAATAGTCAACAGGCACGCGGGGAAGAGATTACCGCGGCGCAGCGACGCAAATTAGAGCTTATGGCGGCCAAAGCCAGTGAAGGAATGCCGCAGCGGACAGGCGAGATTGGCCTGGCGCTCGTAGGTGTGAGAGCGGATAAGATTGAAAGCGAAGAAACGGGCTTAGCAGGCTACTTGCTTCCCTTTGAGATTGTTTCGGTTCACTTGCTGGTAGTGCTGGTCGGGGCCGCATTCCTGGCCCGGGCTAAACGGCATCATCACGGAGGCGATCACCAGTGAGCTTTTTGACCGAACCCATCGGATTGTCTCACTTCCTGGCGGTCGGAGCATTTCTGTTCGTGACCGGCGTGCTGTGCATGGCAACGAAGCGAAATGCCTTGGGTATATTGATGGGCATCGAGTTGGTCCTTAATGGAGCGATCGTCAACTTCGTGGGATTTGCGAGTCCTTACTTCCGCGACGAGACCTTGGGTCTCGATGGGCATCTGATAGCGATATTCGTCATCGTTTTGGCAGCAGCGGAAGCAGCAGTTGCCCTGGCGATAGCCCTGAACTTTTACAATAACCATGCGACTATAGACGTCGATCGCGCGGATGAACTAAAAGGTTAATGGAAGTTTTCCTGCCGTATCTTCCGAGTTTGCTGGCGACCGCGGTGATACTGCCGTTGGTGTCGTTCTGCGTGATCTTAGTGGTCGGCAAGTGGCTAGGTGATCGAGGAAAGCCAGCGGGATGGATCGCGACGAGTGCTATTCTGGCCTCGACGCTTCTGTCGTTCTTCTCGGCGGGCATTTGGTTCGCCGTCCATCATACGCCTGCTCCGCACGTGATGGATGACGCTCACCATGCGGTTGAACATTATGCCCCGCCGGTGATTGTCGGCAATGGCTACACGTTGGCAAGCTTCGCTGGGGCCGAGGTTAGCATCAATTACTATATTGATGCACTAACGATCCTCATGTTTTGTATGGTGACTTTTATTGCCACCTGCATTCATTTCTATGCCACCGGATACATGCACGAAGAATTGCATGGCGTGGTGGATAACGAGGCACTGCTTGCCAATGGTGAATCGCTGCGTCGGCCAGGCCGGTATGCACGATTCTTCCAGGCCTTTTCCCTGTTCTGTTTCAGCATGCTGGGACTGGTGATTTCAGGGAACTTCCTGATGACGTTTGTCTTTTGGGAGTTGGTTGGGCTCTGTTCCTGGTTACTGATCGGTTTCTATGTCGAACGCCTATCGGCGTCGACCGCTGCCAACAAGGCCTTTATCGTCAATCGCGTCGGCGACTTTGGCATGTTGATCGGACTGATGGCTTTGTGGGCCAGTTTAGGTACACTCGATTTCGGTGACATGCCGAGTGCAGGTAACGGCGT from Blastopirellula marina encodes the following:
- a CDS encoding PH domain-containing protein, which codes for MKQAIAGLSLSSQQESTALIVWPSVSATKIGQFLGRLYTNKTGVSFFSVGNLFVLLSIPVAIPLYLWNVLPVVGTRYRITNRHVNVERGVQGVMERQIALDAFDQIEVRQQPGQAWFRSADLVFFQGEEEVFWLPGVPYPEGFRTACQKASMTYRGFKEIHARQASDV
- a CDS encoding ferrochelatase; amino-acid sequence: MIKPPYDALLVLSFGGPEKPDDVIPFLENVLRGRNVPRERMLEVAEHYYHFGGKSPINDQNRALIEALNSELTSHNIPLPIYWGNRNWYPLLPDTIQQMYDDGHRKVLVFVTSIFSSYSGCRQYREDIQRALHELNLAEEMSLDKIRTFYNHPDFIETMADRVRDAIGELPEEGSDQRKVLFTAHSIPNAMAATCAYEKQLTESSRLISEAVGIEDWSLVYQSRSGPPQQPWLEPDVCDVIQEIADQNSARQVVIVPVGFVSDHMEVIYDLDDEAAKLSQKVGITMARAKTAGTHPTFVSMIRKLIEERLGMITEREAIGNFDPSHDVCPVDCCKYEPRRPAPGPPTE
- the csrA gene encoding carbon storage regulator CsrA; this translates as MLVLSRKKNESIVINNDITIVVVEIRGDKVRLGVEAPKEVPVHRREVYDAIKRNESGQSATDASANLESE
- a CDS encoding NuoI/complex I 23 kDa subunit family protein, which translates into the protein MLSWWKNLIRAITTVVQGLGVTLRVWKSTYDPARKTFTEHFEYPELPAQVAPRYRGFHRFDVTTCIGCDQCAKACPVDCIYIGKERVENGKGFRLTHFTIDYTKCMFCALCVEPCPVDCIFMGGTLDLSSYSRDGALVDYSRLPIDVAWGRATLNPTAVAESKAVLRPVHGGPAEQTG
- a CDS encoding NADH-quinone oxidoreductase subunit A; translated protein: MSLSTTIVAYLILFTVAGFGFVLVNLLLGSILRPKNPHEEKLEIYECGEPTIGSSFVQFDLRFYVVALLFIIFDVEVAFFFPWAVVFGKSTQLAKPETPAIVEMEDGTRVIGPGYAGLMTELGLPVGEEELLASKDVAASNAQARSAAAKLVWTCVADIMVFFAVLMVGFAYVWKRGDLDWVRSMSGHARTRTKSKSSWQESTQVASTP
- a CDS encoding NADH-quinone oxidoreductase subunit C, producing MIDEPFVEKLKQRFGDKVVGANLENVDPWIEVSPTGLVEVCRYLKEESSIAFDYLNSICVVDYCETDPKKAAKAKWQPHLEVVYHVSSIRHKTTGTMKVMLSRWKDAIEGQIPELPSVTSVWKTADWHEREVYDLSGVLFIGHENLRRILCPEDWVGHPLRKDYVMPLEYHGIRGR
- a CDS encoding NADH-quinone oxidoreductase subunit D, with translation MSNANQSEIIELDVRTDEMLVNMGPQHPSTHGVLRLVLRTDGEVVSEAVPHIGYLHRCAEKIGENLTPRQFIPYTDRMDYLAGMNMNLGWSLAVEKLLDYDLPEKVRHTRVMIAELNRIASHLVGMGTYGLDLGTFSPFLYAFREREKILDLLEWVCGARLTYSYITPGGVTADLPFDWIDKCSHFLDQFEPQIPDYHTLLTTNAIFIKRTTGIGVMSADMAIAYGCSGPVLRGSGVDHDLRRDGEPRYRAMYEGYDFEVIVERDGSYPTDQVYPSVPDEAVLGDCWHRFYVRMLEVIQAIKLIRQGMDFYRKSSGDWGTPIKLATKLPPGEAYLETECPRGQMGFYVVSDGGDSIPRRVRARSSCFSNLSVVEELCRGGLIADIPAIVGSLDIVMGEIDR
- a CDS encoding HupE/UreJ family protein; this encodes MNFRKALLAGCWVVVISSTAFAHPQHGLSGSSLGAGFSHPWFGLDHLLAMIAVGLLSVQIGGKAIWILPATFLGMMVVGGTIGMNGVQVQFVEYGIALSVVALGVALALGMAYPIVSAAIFLGVFGLMHGHAHGIEMPAMADAVWYASGVVGATALLHLVGIAVGLSVKNSRRWAPSLRLSGVAISLVGVCLLLGVL
- the nuoH gene encoding NADH-quinone oxidoreductase subunit NuoH — protein: MGEFFAGWFPAGWEFLGYTVAALIQAFLLVNVIALGAFVFIWAERKVSGRIQDRLGPTRTGGAFGWLQSLADGIKLLSKEDLMPKDADPILFKLAPYVAFAASFSAFMALPFASGWVALHLNIGLFFLIAVLGLEVFGVILAGYSSGSKWSLFGAMRQAAQVVSYEVPLGLCVIVPLMICGTMDLVAIGDQQRGLFTNWLIFHDPFIFVVFWIYFTCAVASVNRAPFDLAEAESELVAGFLTEYSGMRWSLFFMAEYGSMILVSALAAILFFGGWNGPIPIFSALMDWYPDYLGNCWWFSSIANLFGVLCLLVKASIGVIAMMWVRWTFPRLRVDQVITMCLKYCVPIAAVCLLGVMFWTALDVPFFNDLLPAQERSLVREGWYKTGEKQADALLESLSSSADEEGEVE
- a CDS encoding NADH-quinone oxidoreductase subunit J produces the protein MTPLLAATSEVAINWHTVLFYVIASCACGFAVVVAMTNNIVRMAFALIVCLAATSGLLFLAGAYFVGAMQLMIYVGGTVVLLIFGVMLTAQKAFITMRTPAGDWILGLLVGGALLAILVQLVFLIPQWQSSDYQSVVDAQLLAFAEELNSQQARGEEITAAQRRKLELMAAKASEGMPQRTGEIGLALVGVRADKIESEETGLAGYLLPFEIVSVHLLVVLVGAAFLARAKRHHHGGDHQ
- the nuoK gene encoding NADH-quinone oxidoreductase subunit NuoK codes for the protein MSFLTEPIGLSHFLAVGAFLFVTGVLCMATKRNALGILMGIELVLNGAIVNFVGFASPYFRDETLGLDGHLIAIFVIVLAAAEAAVALAIALNFYNNHATIDVDRADELKG